The following are encoded together in the Nocardioides okcheonensis genome:
- a CDS encoding response regulator transcription factor, with translation MAATVLLVEDEPDLVHVMEIALTRAGFDVLATGSGEGACSAAHEHRPDVVVMDRGLPDMDGLDATVRLREDGYRAPILVVSGHASADHVEACMRAGADVVLTKPFRLAELVAQVHQAIAPVADAG, from the coding sequence ATGGCCGCAACTGTTCTGCTCGTCGAGGATGAGCCCGACCTGGTGCACGTGATGGAGATCGCGCTGACCCGGGCGGGCTTCGACGTCCTCGCGACCGGGTCGGGGGAGGGCGCGTGCAGCGCCGCGCACGAGCACCGTCCCGACGTCGTGGTGATGGATCGCGGGCTCCCCGACATGGACGGCCTCGACGCCACCGTGCGCCTGCGCGAGGACGGCTACCGTGCGCCGATCCTGGTCGTCAGCGGCCACGCCAGCGCCGACCACGTGGAGGCCTGCATGCGGGCGGGCGCGGACGTGGTGCTGACCAAGCCGTTCCGGCTCGCCGAGCTGGTCGCCCAGGTCCACCAGGCGATCGCACCCGTCGCCGACGCCGGGTAG
- a CDS encoding MFS transporter, translating into MTTETPARPTRPPEWLDAWDPEDPSTWDRRLAWRTLWVTTFCLTLAFAAWFLPSAIIPKLNPLGYTFTTTQLYWMAAMPGLSAGLFRLVWMVLPPVLGTRRMVTLTTLLLVFSTLGWGVRVQEPTAPYWELMVLALLAGIGGGAFSGFMPSTSYFFPRAQQGTALGLQAGLGNFGVSLVQLSTPYLIAFSGLAVFGGSQVLAVPGKPGKEVWFQNAAFVWIPLMVVGAALAWTLLRSVPVKANVRQQFDIFGNQDTWWMTLLYIMTFGTFSGLAAQFGLLMANLYGTGNGDIVSGAGATASVLVEGYAVPDPVAFVFLGPLVGAGARVLFAPLTDRTGGAVWTLVSGLGLVGSIAWTIPALTPDLSSAASLDGDFHRFLYGMLAIFLFAGIGNASTFKQMPMIFERRQAGGVIGWTAAIAAFGPFFFGVGITTIGATAFFSVGIAWAAMCVAITWWRYARPGAPRRS; encoded by the coding sequence ATGACCACCGAGACACCCGCCCGACCCACCCGTCCCCCCGAGTGGCTCGACGCCTGGGACCCCGAGGACCCGTCCACCTGGGACCGACGACTGGCGTGGCGGACGCTGTGGGTCACCACGTTCTGCCTCACGCTGGCCTTCGCCGCGTGGTTCCTGCCCAGCGCGATCATCCCCAAGCTGAACCCGCTGGGCTACACGTTCACCACCACCCAGCTCTACTGGATGGCCGCGATGCCGGGCCTGTCGGCCGGGCTGTTCAGGCTGGTGTGGATGGTCCTGCCCCCGGTGCTGGGCACCCGCAGGATGGTCACCCTCACGACGCTGCTCCTGGTGTTCTCGACCCTCGGGTGGGGCGTGCGGGTGCAGGAGCCGACTGCTCCCTACTGGGAGCTGATGGTGCTGGCGCTCCTGGCCGGCATCGGCGGAGGCGCGTTCTCCGGCTTCATGCCCAGCACGTCCTACTTCTTCCCCCGCGCCCAGCAGGGCACCGCGCTCGGCCTCCAGGCCGGCCTCGGCAACTTCGGCGTCTCGCTGGTGCAGCTGTCGACGCCGTACCTGATCGCCTTCTCCGGCCTCGCGGTGTTCGGCGGCAGCCAGGTGCTCGCGGTCCCGGGGAAGCCCGGCAAGGAGGTGTGGTTCCAGAACGCGGCGTTCGTCTGGATCCCGCTCATGGTCGTGGGCGCCGCACTCGCCTGGACGCTCCTGCGGTCGGTCCCGGTCAAGGCCAACGTCCGCCAGCAGTTCGACATCTTCGGCAACCAGGACACCTGGTGGATGACGTTGCTCTACATCATGACCTTCGGCACCTTCTCCGGCCTCGCCGCGCAGTTCGGGTTGCTGATGGCGAACCTCTACGGCACCGGCAACGGCGACATCGTCAGCGGCGCCGGAGCCACCGCCAGCGTCCTCGTCGAGGGCTACGCCGTGCCCGACCCGGTGGCGTTCGTCTTCCTCGGTCCGCTGGTCGGCGCGGGGGCACGCGTGCTCTTCGCACCGCTCACCGACCGGACGGGCGGCGCGGTGTGGACCCTGGTGTCGGGGCTCGGGCTGGTCGGTTCGATCGCCTGGACGATCCCCGCCCTGACCCCCGACCTGTCGTCGGCGGCGAGCCTGGACGGCGACTTCCACCGGTTCCTCTACGGGATGCTCGCGATCTTCCTGTTCGCCGGCATCGGCAACGCCTCGACCTTCAAGCAGATGCCGATGATCTTCGAGCGCCGGCAGGCCGGAGGCGTCATCGGCTGGACCGCGGCCATCGCCGCGTTCGGACCGTTCTTCTTCGGCGTCGGGATCACCACGATCGGCGCGACTGCCTTCTTCTCGGTCGGGATCGCGTGGGCGGCGATGTGCGTGGCGATCACCTGGTGGCGCTACGCGCGCCCGGGCGCACCTCGCAGGTCCTGA